ACCCCGCGCCGGACAGTTGGCGCGGGGTGACTGCTGATCCTGGGACGGCGGTTTTACACGGACTGCCGTTTGTTCCGCCGACAATCCGGAACTTCACCGCCCCTGCCGGCTCCACGTCCGGCAGCCCGCTTCGGCTCCTGCTCGCATCCGCTCGGATTGAACGGCTTTATAAGCCATGCAATCGGAGTCCGTATTACTCGTTGCCCGACCAGAGGCCCTGTTTCTTCAGGGCGGCGACCAGGCCGGGTTCGCGGGCTTCCATGCCGCCGCCCTGCCCGAAGTACATGGTGAGCAGGCGGGCCCAGTCGCCGGGCTGATCGCCGCGCGCCGCGATGGGGTTCATGACCTGCACGGCCTCGCGGATTTCCTCGTCGCTGCCGTCGTGGTACGTGTCGGTGTGAATGACCAGCGGGCGCGGCACGCGGGGGCGGTACGGGGCGTTCTCGGCGGGCGTGCCGATGGTCAGCGCGGCGAAGGGCAGCACGCCCTGCGGGAGGCCCAGTTCGTCGATGATGGCGTCCAGGCCGTTCAGGACGCCGCCGATCCAGCAGCCCTGGTAGCCGAGCATCTCGGCGGCGGTCAGGAGGTTCGTGCCGGCCATGACGGCGTCCCCGATGCCGAAGTGAATGGCGATGGCGGGCCACTGTCCGGCCTGCTTGCCGCTGACCTGCAATACCCGTTCGACGCGGCGCACGTCGGCGCACACGACGAACGCCTCGCTGGCGGTGGCGATGTGCGCGTTGGTGGTCAGTTCGGCCATGCGGGCGCGCAGTTCCGGGCGGGTGATGCGGATCAGGGAGTACAGCTGCGCGGTCGCGTCGGTCGGGGCGCGCTGCGTGGCGTGCAGGATGGCTTCGAGGTGATCGGCGGGCAGGGGCAGCGGTGAACCGTCCGCCGTGGTCTGGTACTGGCGGACGGTGCGGTGCGCGTCGTAGAACGCGGTGACTTCGGCTGGGGTGTAGGTCTTCGTTGCAACAGTCATGCGGGCAACGATACGCGCTGCGCCGCGCGGGAACGGGAATCTGGATTACGGCCCGCCTGGGTTACGGTGCGCCTGGATCACGCTGCGCCTGAATCACGCTGCGCCGCCCGCCCCAGCCAGAGGGGACCCTACCGGCTGGCCTGCCACGCCAGCAGCACGGTCAGGGCGGCGCCGACACCCATGACGGTCAGGGCCTGCACCCGGGTCTTTTTCAGGTACAGCAGGATGCCCAGGCCGGTCAGTGAGATGACGGTCAGGAACACGGCGCTCAGGTCGATCACCCATTTCCACAGCGGGCTGGTGTCGCGGCCCTTGTGCAGGTCGTTCATGACGGCCACGGCGCCCTGCGCGAGGATGGTCGTCTCGTACCGGCCGGTCTGCGTGTCGATGAAGGTGTCGGCGCTGTAGCCGGGCGCCAGGAACGAGATGCTGGCCTCCTGGCCGTCCACGCGGGGGTCGCTGGCGCGGCCCTTGAGGCCCTGCTGCGCGCGGAGTTCCTCGGCGACGGTCAGCCAGTTGACCTCGCTGCCGCTGATCCAGCCGGCCGGGAGGGTGCCGGTCACCGTTTTCGTGGTTTCCTGCGTGCCGAACACCCAGTCCGGGTGGTTCAGGGTGATGCCGGTCAGGCTGAAGAACAGCACGACCAGCAGGCTGATCATGCTGGTGTACGTGTGTGTCCAGCGCAGCCAGACGTTCATGCGGGCTTTCAGGGTGCGGGGGCGGGGCGCGGGCCGGACCCGCGCGGCCCCGGTGTCCCCGCCCGGCTCAGGCCTTGCTGAAGGTGACACTGGAGGCCTCGATGTCGTTGTTGGTCCCCAGGGTCTTCTTGAAGGAAGCGGCGCCGACCGTGACCTTCTCGCGGACCAGCGAGTACGGGCCGTGCTCGCGGGCCGCCTCGACGCACACGTAGTAGGTGCCCTGGGTGGCCATGGCGCCCTTGTCGGTCTTGCCGTCCCAGGCGACGGCGTACGTGCCGGGGTTGCGGGTGGCCGAGGACACGGTGGAGAGCATGCCGCTGTTCTGGCGGGTCCAGCGGCGCAGTTCCTGCAACCAGCGGGGGTTCATGCGGGACTGCTGCACCCAGACGGTCAGGGTGCGCACGGTGTTCCCGGCCTCGTCCTCGATCCAGACGGCCACGTAGGGGCGTTTGACGCGGCCGGTGGCCTTGGTGGCGACCGTGAAGTTGATGTCCAGGGTCATGCCGGTCGCCCATTTCCTGGCGGTGCTGGCGGCGGCGGCCTGTGCGGGTGCGACGCGGGAGAGGGTCAGGGCGGCGGTGGCGGCGGCCAGCGTGCCCAGGAAGCTGCGGCGGCCGCTGTTGGTGGTGCGGCCGGTGGTCGTGGCAACGTCGATATCGGTCGGGTGGGCGTCGGTCTGGTCGGTGTGGGTCATGGCGGGTCTCCTTGCCAGCGCAGCATGCCGCAGCTCTGCTAAGAAACTGTTAACGACGCCCGGCGCGCGCCAGGACGGGTTTCAGCCGGGCCGGTCGTGGGCCTGCGCAGCGCCAGCCGCTGGTGGCGTGCTGCTCGCCGCCCGCCGTGATGATCAGCGCCTCGCAGCCCGGCAGGGATTCCGCCAGGGCCAGTCCCGCCTGGAACGGCAGGACGCTCAGGGTGGTGGCCAGGGCGTCGGCGCTCACGCATTCCGGCGCGATGACCGTCACGCCCGGCACGTCCCGGACCGGTTGCCCGCTGCGCGGATCGATCACGTGCGAGTACCACTGGTCGCCCACCTGATACCCCCGGTGCGAGGAGCCGCTGGTGGCCAGCGCACCCCCGCGCACCCGCACCTGCGTCAGCGGCGGGGCGTCGTCACGGGCAGTGAAGGGGTCGGCGACGGCCACGGTCAAGCCGCGACCGCCGATCACGCGCAGGTCACCTCCGGCGTTCACGAGGACGCTGCGCACGCCCGCGCAGCGGGAGGCGACGGTCGCGGCGCAGTCCACGATGTACCCCTTGGCCAGGGCGTTCAGGCCGATGGGGTACCGGGCGATCAGGGTGCCGCTGCCGTCCGGGTGCAGTTCCCACGGTTCGGCGCGCAGGGCGCTGGCCTGCCGGGCCAGGGTGGCCGGGGTGGGCGGGTGCCCGCTGAGGCTGGCCTGCTTCCAGAGTTCCCCGAAGGCGTCCGCGCCGGGGTGCAGCGCGCCGCCGCTGAGGGCGTTCCAGTGGTCGGCGAGGCGCAGGACGTTCAGCAGGTCGAGGCTCAGGGGAACGTGCGGGGCGTGCGCGGCCTGCCAGCGGGACAGTTCGCTGTTCGGGTCGAAGCGGTTGAGGATCAGGGTGAGGCGTTCGATCTCGGTCAGGGCGGCGTGTTCGGCGTCGCGGGCCTGGGCGTGCGTGGCGGCGACGATCTGAAGTTCCACTTCTGTTCCAAGGAGTCGTTCGTAGGTGCTGTGCAGTCGCTGCGGGGGGCGCAGGACGTTCAGCAGGGCGGCCGGAATCACGAACGGCATTCTGACCGAGATTGTTTTGAACCGGGTTAAAAAATGAGAACCCCCCCGTCGGCCCCCCCCGCCACGCCGGGCCTGCCGCGCCGCCGCACGCCACGCCGCCCACACCACCCCGGCCCCCGCCAGGGCCAGCAGGCCCGCCAGCACCACCCGACCGCGCCGCATCATACGGACTCCGTTTGTTTCGCTGACAACCCGGAAGGGCGCCGGGTTGCCAGCTCCACGTCCGGAACCCGTTTCTCTCCTTCTCGCATCCGCTCGGATTGAACGGTCTTTGCCGCCCATTCAATCGGAGTCCGCATCAGGTGGGCGGCTGGTTGCTGGCCGAGTAGAAGATCAGCGCGATCAGCAGGATGTCCAGCGCCCAGCTCGCGGGCCGCCGCAACCGCTCGTCCCGGCGGGACCGCAGAAACTGAATGCCCAGCCGCACCACCAGCAACCCCGCGATCAGGTACGCGCTGGGCGCCGGACCGCCACTGATCAGAGGCCACAGCAGCAGCCCCGCCAGCACCGCCAGCAGCGCGAAACTCGCGGCCGTCAACGCGTCCGGCGCGGGCCGCTGCGGTCCCGGACCACCGGAACCGGAGGAGGGAGAAGGAGAATCCGTCACCGCCGCATTAAAGCAGACCCGCCACAGGCGCAGGTCGCCCCGGCATCCGTTCTCTCCGGGGCGACCTGCGCTCAGGGGGCAGGATTCAGCTGTTCAGTCGGCTCAGCTGTTCAGGGGGCGAGGCCCGGATCCGTCGCGCCAGCATCCTGACCGGCTGCCTTCCCGGTGGTCTGTACCGGCACTGCATCTGCCTGCGCCGCCTGTGCCTGCGCTGCCCGTGCCTGCGCCGCGTCGTCGGCGGTCGCGGAGGACAGCACCAGCACACTGTTCGGCGGCAGATTCAGCCGCAGGTGGTGCGGCTGCCCGTTCCAGCCTTCGGCGTGGGCGGTCAGGTCCGGTTGCTGCGTGCCGAACCC
This portion of the Deinococcus seoulensis genome encodes:
- a CDS encoding nitroreductase family protein, coding for MTVATKTYTPAEVTAFYDAHRTVRQYQTTADGSPLPLPADHLEAILHATQRAPTDATAQLYSLIRITRPELRARMAELTTNAHIATASEAFVVCADVRRVERVLQVSGKQAGQWPAIAIHFGIGDAVMAGTNLLTAAEMLGYQGCWIGGVLNGLDAIIDELGLPQGVLPFAALTIGTPAENAPYRPRVPRPLVIHTDTYHDGSDEEIREAVQVMNPIAARGDQPGDWARLLTMYFGQGGGMEAREPGLVAALKKQGLWSGNE
- a CDS encoding PepSY-associated TM helix domain-containing protein; amino-acid sequence: MSPSARPEPGGDTGAARVRPAPRPRTLKARMNVWLRWTHTYTSMISLLVVLFFSLTGITLNHPDWVFGTQETTKTVTGTLPAGWISGSEVNWLTVAEELRAQQGLKGRASDPRVDGQEASISFLAPGYSADTFIDTQTGRYETTILAQGAVAVMNDLHKGRDTSPLWKWVIDLSAVFLTVISLTGLGILLYLKKTRVQALTVMGVGAALTVLLAWQASR
- a CDS encoding DUF2271 domain-containing protein, giving the protein MTHTDQTDAHPTDIDVATTTGRTTNSGRRSFLGTLAAATAALTLSRVAPAQAAAASTARKWATGMTLDINFTVATKATGRVKRPYVAVWIEDEAGNTVRTLTVWVQQSRMNPRWLQELRRWTRQNSGMLSTVSSATRNPGTYAVAWDGKTDKGAMATQGTYYVCVEAAREHGPYSLVREKVTVGAASFKKTLGTNNDIEASSVTFSKA
- a CDS encoding FAD:protein FMN transferase, with translation MPFVIPAALLNVLRPPQRLHSTYERLLGTEVELQIVAATHAQARDAEHAALTEIERLTLILNRFDPNSELSRWQAAHAPHVPLSLDLLNVLRLADHWNALSGGALHPGADAFGELWKQASLSGHPPTPATLARQASALRAEPWELHPDGSGTLIARYPIGLNALAKGYIVDCAATVASRCAGVRSVLVNAGGDLRVIGGRGLTVAVADPFTARDDAPPLTQVRVRGGALATSGSSHRGYQVGDQWYSHVIDPRSGQPVRDVPGVTVIAPECVSADALATTLSVLPFQAGLALAESLPGCEALIITAGGEQHATSGWRCAGPRPARLKPVLARAGRR